A window of the Gossypium hirsutum isolate 1008001.06 chromosome A05, Gossypium_hirsutum_v2.1, whole genome shotgun sequence genome harbors these coding sequences:
- the LOC107923058 gene encoding flavonol synthase/flavanone 3-hydroxylase, translated as MEVERVQEIANFSKETIPEEFIRTTYEQPALTTVQGTVLEVPVIDLSDPDEEKVVRTIVDASSNWGMFQVVNHGIPHETVRKLKEVGKAFFELPPQEKEAYAKSPGSQSIEGYGTKLQREVEGKKAWVDHLFHKIWPPSEINYQFWPKNPPSYRKNNEEYAKHMHGVVDKLFRCLSLGLGLEGNEMKEAMGGDNMVYLLKINYYPQCPQADLALGVPAHTDMSAITILVPNDVQGLQACKDDHWYDVEYIPNALIVHIGDQIEIVSNGKYKSVLHRAKVNKEKTRISWPVFVEPPSDLEVGPHPKLVNEANPPKFKSKKYSQYCFCKLNKTPQ; from the exons ATGGAGGTGGAGAGAGTGCAAGAGATTGCTAATTTCTCGAAAGAAACAATCCCGGAAGAATTCATTAGAACAACGTACGAGCAGCCAGCACTGACTACGGTTCAGGGGACGGTGCTAGAGGTCCCGGTTATCGATCTAAGCGACCCCGATGAAGAGAAGGTTGTACGAACCATTGTGGACGCGAGCAGTAATTGGGGAATGTTCCAAGTTGTGAACCATGGCATTCCCCATGAAACCGTAAGGAAGCTGAAAGAGGTCGGAAAGGCTTTCTTCGAGCTCCCACCACAGGAAAAGGAAGCTTACGCCAAGTCCCCGGGATCTCAATCCATTGAAGGCTATGGAACGAAGCTTCAAAGAGAAGTTGAAGGGAAGAAAGCTTGGGTTGATCATCTCTTCCATAAGATCTGGCCTCCTTCTGAAATTAACTATCAATTTTGGCCTAAAAACCCACCTTCTTACAG AAAGAATAACGAGGAATACGCAAAGCACATGCATGGGGTGGTCGACAAGCTATTTAGATGTCTGTCATTAGGGTTAGGGCTGGAAGGGAATGAGATGAAGGAGGCTATGGGTGGCGACAACATGGTTTACCTTCTTAAGATCAACTACTATCCGCAGTGCCCTCAGGCGGACCTGGCGCTCGGCGTGCCTGCTCACACCGACATGTCTGCCATCACCATATTGGTGCCTAATGATGTCCAGGGCCTCCAAGCTTGTAAAGATGACCATTGGTATGACGTTGAATACATTCCTAATGCACTCATTGTTCACATTGGAGACCAAATCGAG ATTGTGAGCAACGGAAAATACAAGAGTGTGCTTCATAGGGCCAAAGTGAATAAAGAGAAGACAAGAATTTCATGGCCAGTGTTTGTGGAGCCACCATCGGACTTAGAAGTAGGGCCTCATCCTAAGCTCGTTAATGAAGCAAATCCACCTAAATTCAAATCCAAAAAGTACTCTCAGTATTGTTTCTGCAAGCTCAACAAGACTCCCCAATAA
- the LOC107924842 gene encoding selenoprotein K, with amino-acid sequence MAYVEGGVVKSKRSIWRLRTITDFFWAIINFIGVFFSTMFSMEKSDAYRKGFGSSKKWDGGPGGPGSGPYGGGGGPRRPPRGMDNVRGIDHSSLPACGSCCGG; translated from the exons ATGGCCTACGTCGAGGGAG GTGTTGTGAAATCAAAGCGTTCAATATGGCGACTGAGAACTATCACTGATTTTTTCTGGGCAATTATCAATTTCATTGGAGTGTTCTTCTCAACCATGTTCTCG ATGGAAAAGTCCGATGCCTACAGAAAAGGCTTTGGTTCAAGCAAGAAATGGGATGGTGGTCCAGGAGGACCTGGAAGTGGACCatatggtggtggtggtggcccACGACGACCACCACGGGGAATGGACAATGTTCGGGGAATTGACCATA GTTCCCTTCCTGCCTGTGGCTCCTGCTGCGGTGGCTAA
- the LOC107923269 gene encoding G-type lectin S-receptor-like serine/threonine-protein kinase At5g35370: MKLILLFINLDLFSVHLHWSTPAEHEEKKIKKTIAVPPLSSTRPPSLSSFPPPLMGSLFFLIGLLNFYPFSVSGVSFTEFIYPNFTASHFQFINDNGAFLFSRNGTFKASIYNPEAHETDFYLCIIHVESNTIIWSANRDSPISSSGEMSLTIQGISIVNSDGHLKWSTPRLKATVHALVLTEMGNLVLLDQYNASLWESFRYPTDTIVFGQRLSVGANLSSAVSESNLSTGDYRFTVTASDAILQWYKQAFWKLSMDTKAYVDSSYDVEYMAINKTGLYLLGRNGSAVVIRVNLSTTNFRIAKLGFSGQFSVSSFSSGKWVQELVGPTDNCQIPTNCGKMGLCTRESTSNAPTCSCPSGFRSASQNIGGCLPNDRSYSLPTACDSTKNVSVSESNSSDVSYIKLGSGMEYFSLVFSQPDIYGVNFSVCQDVCTGNCACLGIFHENSSGSCYVLENELGSIILSDTGANDLQGYVKVLVGPTSTDPDGDNGISNQRKKFPTAAAVLLPFTGVFLLAALVFFWSKRWKFNKAEELKLGHQNSVSSDDLDGFYIPGLPQKFNYEEIELATHNFKTQIGSGGFGAVYKGTLPDKTIVAVKKITNPGKQGKKEFCTEIAVIGNIHHVNLVKLRGFCAHGRQRFLVYEYMNRGSLDRSLFGNGPALEWQERFDIALGTARGLAYLHGGCEHKIIHCDVKPENILLHDHFQAKISDFGLSKLLTPEQSSLFTTMRGTRGYLAPEWLTNSAISEKTDVYSFGMVLLELVSGRKNCSLKSNSHTFNETNSCGANNSSSSSVAGLVYFPLFALEMHEQGRYLELADPRFEGRVNNNEVEKLVRIALCCVHEEPALRPSMAAVVGMLEGGLPLGQPRVESLNFLRYYGRTFIEASMAEGDNRQSDAHFVFFQQDNATRSSKNTSGSITCLSYISSQQISGPR, translated from the coding sequence ATGAAACtgattttactttttattaatcTGGATTTGTTCAGTGTGCACCTTCATTGGTCAACGCCTGCTGAGcacgaagaaaaaaaaataaagaaaaccataGCAGTTCCGCCATTATCATCAACAAGGCCTCCATCGTTGAGTTCTTTCCCCCCGCCTCTGATGGGATCCTTATTCTTTCTTATCGGTCTCCTTAATTTCTATCCTTTTTCCGTCTCCGGGGTTTCTTTCACGGAATTTATCTACCCAAACTTCACTGCTTCACACTTTCAATTTATCAACGATAATGGCGCCTTCTTGTTCTCTCGTAATGGAACATTCAAAGCTTCCATCTACAATCCCGAAGCTCATGAAACCGACTTTTATTTATGCATCATACACGTTGAATCCAACACCATCATCTGGTCAGCCAATCGTGATTCTCCCATCTCCAGCTCTGGCGAAATGAGTCTTACAATCCAAGGAATTAGCATTGTTAACTCAGATGGTCATCTCAAATGGTCAACTCCACGGTTAAAAGCCACGGTTCACGCGTTGGTGTTGACTGAGATGGGCAATCTGGTTTTGCTCGATCAGTACAATGCTTCTCTTTGGGAAAGCTTCCGTTATCCGACGGATACAATTGTGTTCGGACAACGGCTTTCGGTCGGGGCGAATCTGTCGAGTGCTGTCTCGGAAAGTAACTTGTCGACCGGTGATTACAGGTTCACGGTTACAGCTTCTGATGCAATATTGCAATGGTATAAACAGGCGTTTTGGAAACTGTCCATGGATACCAAGGCCTATGTGGACTCAAGCTATGATGTCGAGTACATGGCAATAAACAAAACAGGCCTATATCTCCTTGGTCGTAATGGATCGGCTGTTGTCATTCGGGTTAACTTGTCGACGACCAACTTCCGGATTGCCAAGTTGGGTTTTTCAGGTCAGTTCTCTGTAAGTAGTTTCTCTAGTGGCAAATGGGTTCAGGAATTGGTTGGCCCCACTGATAATTGTCAAATTCCAACAAACTGTGGCAAAATGGGATTATGCACTCGTGAATCAACCTCAAATGCCCCCACTTGTTCATGCCCCTCTGGTTTTCGTTCAGCTTCACAAAATATTGGTGGGTGTCTGCCAAATGATCGTTCTTATTCTCTACCCACTGCTTGTGATTCAACCAAAAATGTCAGCGTTAGCGAGTCAAATTCTTCGGATGTTTCCTATATCAAACTAGGCTCTGGTATGGAGTACTTTTCTCTTGTTTTCTCTCAGCCTGATATATACGGTGTAAATTTCTCAGTTTGTCAAGATGTATGCACGGGGAACTGTGCTTGCTTGGGCATTTTCCACGAAAATTCTTCTGGTTCTTGCTATGTGCTTGAAAATGAATTAGGGTCCATTATATTAAGCGATACCGGTGCAAATGATCTTCAAGGGTATGTTAAAGTACTTGTTGGACCTACTTCGACTGATCCCGATGGCGACAATGGTATTAGCAACCAAAGGAAAAAGTTCCCAACAGCTGCCGCTGTGCTCTTACCTTTCACCGGCGTTTTCCTATTGGCTGCTCTAGTTTTTTTCTGGTCGAAAAGATGGAAATTCAACAAAGCTGAAGAGTTAAAATTAGGCCACCAAAACTCAGTCTCGTCTGACGATCTCGATGGGTTTTACATTCCAGGCTTGCCCCAAAAGTTCAATTACGAAGAAATTGAATTGGCCACTCATAATTTCAAGACCCAAATCGGATCAGGTGGCTTTGGTGCAGTATACAAAGGCACGCTCCCCGACAAAACTATTGTTGCAGTGAAGAAGATAACAAATCCAGGCAAGCAAGGGAAAAAAGAGTTCTGCACTGAAATTGCAGTCATTGGAAACATTCACCACGTCAATTTGGTTAAACTGAGAGGTTTTTGTGCCCATGGGAGACAAAGGTTTTTGGTTTATGAGTATATGAACCGAGGTTCCCTGGATCGATCCCTTTTCGGCAATGGTCCAGCCTTGGAAtggcaagagaggttcgatataGCACTTGGGACTGCTCGTGGGCTCGCATACTTGCACGGCGGCTGCGAACATAAAATCATTCATTGTGATGTTAAACCAGAAAACATTCTCTTACACGATCATTTCCAGGCAAAGATCTCCGATTTCGGGCTCTCAAAGCTTCTAACACCTGAACAATCAAGTCTCTTCACAACAATGAGAGGCACTCGAGGCTATCTAGCGCCTGAATGGCTTACAAACTCCGCCATTTCCGAAAAAACCGACGTTTACAGTTTCGGGATGGTACTGCTTGAACTGGTGAGCGGCAGGAAGAACTGCTCGTTAAAATCAAACAGCCATACATTCAATGAAACAAACAGTTGTGGAGCCAACAACTCCTCATCGTCATCAGTAGCGGGATTGGTTTATTTCCCATTATTCGCACTCGAGATGCATGAACAGGGCAGATACTTGGAGCTGGCAGATCCGAGATTCGAGGGGCGAGTAAACAATAACGAAGTGGAGAAACTAGTGCGAATCGCTTTATGTTGCGTTCACGAGGAGCCTGCACTTCGGCCAAGTATGGCTGCTGTTGTTGGGATGTTGGAAGGTGGGCTTCCTTTAGGTCAGCCTAGAGTGGAATCCTTGAACTTTTTGCGCTATTATGGCCGCACATTTATAGAGGCTTCCATGGCAGAAGGGGATAATAGGCAAAGTGATGCTCATTTCGTGTTTTTTCAACAAGATAATGCTACTCGTAGTAGTAAAAATACAAGTGGTTCAATTACTTGCCTTTCTTATATCTCTTCACAGCAAATCTCAGGCCCCAGATAA